The following coding sequences lie in one Thermodesulforhabdaceae bacterium genomic window:
- the truA gene encoding tRNA pseudouridine(38-40) synthase TruA, with translation MSHYQERNFKLVLEYDGSGYHGWQRQKGVLTVQEVVESCLATILGKEVHVRAAGRTDAGVHAHGQVINFYAKTRLQPVDIQRALNSLLPEDIVVKDAEEVDASFHARYSAKRKVYKYCVLNRPLPSALWRKYAWHVPYNLNFDGMKIALSYLEGEHDFSSFRAARSSVKSSIRTLYQASFTVNQNGLIVFSFSGNGFLRHMVRIIVGTVIEVGVGKKSCHDMPAILEGRDRNLAGITAPAHGLYLVRVYYDNEKEIPEGEGENETGKESIGNTPFGYAEY, from the coding sequence ATGAGTCATTACCAGGAAAGAAATTTTAAGCTTGTGCTTGAATATGATGGCAGTGGTTACCATGGGTGGCAGAGACAAAAGGGAGTTTTAACTGTTCAAGAAGTGGTGGAATCCTGTCTTGCGACGATTTTAGGAAAAGAAGTGCATGTGCGAGCGGCGGGAAGGACGGATGCAGGAGTTCATGCCCACGGGCAGGTGATTAACTTTTATGCTAAAACACGACTTCAGCCTGTTGATATTCAACGTGCTCTAAACAGTCTGCTTCCTGAGGATATCGTAGTAAAGGATGCCGAAGAAGTAGATGCTTCTTTCCATGCTCGCTACAGTGCAAAACGAAAAGTCTATAAGTATTGCGTTCTAAATCGTCCTCTTCCTTCCGCACTATGGCGTAAGTATGCCTGGCATGTGCCTTATAATCTAAATTTCGATGGCATGAAGATCGCTCTTTCATATCTGGAGGGGGAACATGATTTTTCATCCTTTAGAGCAGCTCGGTCATCGGTCAAATCTTCCATTCGGACGCTTTATCAAGCCTCCTTTACCGTTAACCAGAATGGTCTGATAGTTTTTTCGTTTTCGGGCAATGGTTTTCTTCGTCATATGGTTAGGATTATTGTTGGAACAGTTATAGAAGTAGGCGTGGGCAAAAAATCCTGTCATGATATGCCGGCAATTCTTGAGGGAAGAGATAGAAACCTTGCTGGAATTACAGCCCCCGCTCATGGACTTTACCTGGTAAGAGTTTATTACGATAACGAAAAAGAAATACCAGAAGGGGAAGGAGAAAATGAAACTGGCAAAGAGAGTATCGGAAATACGCCCTTCGGCTACGCTGAGTATTAA
- a CDS encoding pyridoxal phosphate-dependent aminotransferase: MKLAKRVSEIRPSATLSINAKAQELRKKGIKVISFAVGEPDFNTPLNVKQMAIQAVVRNQSRYTPASGMEALKEAVCLWVENNYGLRYSPSNVLISCGGKHALYNVFQAILDPGDEVLIPAPYWVSYPDMVVLAGGVPSIAYTSFDDKYKITPELLRKSITEKTKALIINSPSNPTGVHYSEDELRALAKVLLDYPDLWIISDDIYSHILFNGNKWTNIVMVEPSLKERTVIIHGVSKTYAMTGWRIGFAIGSKELIKAASNIQSQSTSNPCSIAQWASLAALLGDQSDVKVMVKSFESRCGYVMERLKAISGVRFVEPQGAFYIFPDVSAFYGRSFEDGKIKDSASMANYLMDKAHIAVVPGIEFGDDRCIRLSYALSMKDLEEGCNRLKTALEALR; the protein is encoded by the coding sequence ATGAAACTGGCAAAGAGAGTATCGGAAATACGCCCTTCGGCTACGCTGAGTATTAATGCTAAGGCGCAGGAATTAAGAAAGAAAGGAATTAAGGTCATAAGTTTTGCTGTGGGAGAGCCTGATTTTAATACGCCCCTTAATGTGAAGCAAATGGCTATTCAGGCTGTTGTGCGTAATCAGAGTCGTTACACGCCGGCGAGTGGAATGGAAGCCCTGAAAGAAGCTGTGTGCCTCTGGGTTGAGAACAATTACGGGCTACGTTACAGTCCTTCCAATGTGCTTATAAGTTGTGGAGGCAAGCACGCTCTTTATAACGTCTTTCAGGCTATTCTTGATCCGGGAGATGAAGTTCTTATCCCGGCACCCTACTGGGTGTCTTATCCGGATATGGTTGTTCTTGCAGGTGGAGTTCCTTCGATAGCTTACACCTCTTTCGATGACAAATATAAAATCACACCTGAACTTCTAAGGAAATCTATAACGGAAAAGACAAAGGCATTGATTATAAACAGCCCTTCAAACCCTACGGGAGTTCACTACAGCGAGGATGAACTCAGGGCTCTTGCAAAAGTTTTGCTGGATTATCCCGACTTGTGGATTATTTCTGATGATATTTATTCTCACATTCTTTTTAATGGCAACAAATGGACAAACATAGTGATGGTGGAACCGTCCCTTAAGGAGCGAACTGTTATAATTCATGGAGTCAGCAAAACTTATGCAATGACTGGATGGCGAATCGGCTTTGCCATAGGAAGTAAAGAGCTTATCAAGGCTGCGTCCAACATCCAGAGTCAATCCACAAGCAATCCATGCTCAATTGCTCAATGGGCTTCTCTGGCGGCGCTGTTAGGTGATCAGAGCGATGTAAAAGTCATGGTTAAGTCTTTCGAATCTCGATGTGGTTATGTTATGGAACGGCTTAAAGCTATTTCTGGAGTGCGTTTTGTTGAGCCTCAGGGTGCCTTTTATATTTTCCCGGATGTAAGTGCTTTTTATGGAAGGAGTTTCGAGGATGGAAAGATAAAAGATTCTGCGAGCATGGCAAATTATCTTATGGATAAAGCTCATATTGCTGTAGTGCCGGGAATAGAGTTCGGAGACGATCGATGCATTAGGCTTTCCTATGCTTTGTCAATGAAGGATCTTGAAGAAGGATGTAACCGTCTTAAGACAGCTCTGGAAGCACTTAGATAA
- a CDS encoding BON domain-containing protein yields the protein MAREKLFRFLLILILIQLLISCTTPAGRTPGEVVDDTNITATIKRKLFEDPYLSGFAISVTTFKGEVTLTGAVDNQFEKDRAKAIAESIVGVRKVNNLLEIKKY from the coding sequence ATGGCCAGGGAAAAACTATTTCGATTTTTGTTAATACTCATTCTGATTCAGCTTCTAATTTCGTGCACAACCCCTGCAGGTAGAACGCCCGGCGAAGTGGTAGATGATACCAATATTACAGCAACCATCAAAAGAAAGTTATTTGAAGATCCCTATCTAAGCGGTTTTGCTATATCTGTAACTACATTCAAGGGAGAGGTAACTTTGACGGGAGCTGTGGATAACCAGTTTGAAAAGGACCGAGCGAAGGCTATTGCGGAATCAATTGTGGGAGTGAGAAAAGTCAACAATTTACTAGAGATAAAAAAGTATTAG
- a CDS encoding zinc-dependent alcohol dehydrogenase family protein: protein MKAMVLKKCAPVENHPLELEEIPDPLPGEGEIRIKVEACGICRTDLHIIEGELPPLPHPVIPGHQIVGTVDMIGRGVKLFREGDRVGIAWLRHTCGACQFCKNDRENLCEHQRFTGYHEPGGFAEYAVVSETFAYPIPSVFKSTEATPLLCAGIIGYRALKRSGCRPGDTIALYGFGSSAHILIQILLHWNCKVFVVSRGAKHQELARSMGAHWVGTSPEEMPEKVDSAIIFAPAGEIVPQALAHLKKGGTLALAGIYMTPIPSLDYERHLFYEKNVHSVTANTRMDGHELLQLAAEIPIKPHITTFPLEQANEALIMLKRDAIQGTGVLIFEKG from the coding sequence ATGAAAGCAATGGTTTTGAAAAAGTGCGCCCCTGTTGAGAATCATCCTCTCGAGCTCGAAGAAATACCGGATCCACTACCTGGAGAAGGAGAAATTAGAATCAAAGTTGAAGCCTGCGGAATTTGCCGCACCGATCTTCACATCATCGAAGGCGAGCTACCGCCTCTTCCACATCCGGTAATACCGGGTCATCAAATAGTCGGGACGGTTGACATGATTGGGCGAGGAGTTAAACTTTTTCGAGAGGGAGACAGAGTTGGTATCGCATGGCTAAGGCACACTTGCGGAGCATGCCAATTCTGCAAAAATGACAGAGAAAACCTCTGTGAACATCAGCGCTTTACCGGTTATCACGAACCGGGTGGATTTGCTGAGTATGCCGTCGTATCAGAAACATTTGCCTATCCAATACCGTCCGTATTCAAATCGACAGAAGCAACGCCTCTTCTCTGCGCTGGCATAATAGGCTATCGAGCGCTCAAACGGAGTGGATGTCGCCCTGGCGATACTATCGCTCTCTACGGATTTGGTTCCTCTGCTCACATTCTCATCCAAATCCTGCTTCACTGGAATTGCAAGGTTTTCGTCGTATCCAGAGGAGCAAAGCATCAGGAGCTAGCTCGTTCTATGGGCGCTCACTGGGTTGGAACATCTCCCGAAGAAATGCCAGAAAAAGTGGACTCTGCAATTATTTTCGCTCCAGCCGGAGAAATTGTTCCTCAGGCTCTAGCCCATCTTAAAAAAGGCGGCACATTAGCTCTTGCAGGAATCTACATGACGCCTATCCCTTCCCTCGATTATGAACGTCATCTTTTCTACGAAAAAAACGTCCATAGCGTCACAGCAAACACCAGAATGGATGGGCACGAACTTCTGCAACTTGCTGCCGAAATTCCAATCAAACCTCACATAACAACCTTTCCACTGGAACAAGCTAATGAAGCCTTGATAATGTTAAAAAGAGATGCTATTCAGGGAACAGGTGTGTTGATTTTTGAAAAAGGATAA
- a CDS encoding translocation/assembly module TamB domain-containing protein, producing MGNVKKAFSIAAGILITLIFLGILVIQWGPFQEYLAKRIVKFATEQTGWYVDFKLVKWLPFSEAQITSLVVYAHGKQVVSARKVTFSYELSFKKPFIVPRKVLIDKPLVVGELDEAGRIVNFPEGSGKTTSEKKPLINFPSPDVEIENGRIVAIKDGVVVASLKDVSTRAKIAVSPGENKIQVKVSDGSFFAEKPLLETLRWSGVVTVSKDGIILRSFSAFSKHWGVLVGSGYWDLITKRGFFRFSIQDLTLSTISAVTTPFVRYLGTTSYDGEVTITPSSIEMDYNVRDSKAGQINGVLAIKLGERLRIDNRANFSLSSSFETSYFALKGRFTTSLEVASGKDIAGYGDISLDSSEIGAGPSTFVFINRGVIKWKFSDRSLELEKIDIVGSFGELVARADLQRDHGLKALLEWKIIANQGENFGNGYQTRSLNAFLAKNEIPINRSSGILNVRCGDLLCRDIRSIRTSGKVIFVSPGTTFLAEGNLSKDTVALLVQGKTDRLSEWAPLLGISSSVSGLVEFNGTFSGSIDYVGFQLKSVLTDGRVGSFIVKRLAYESRGRIQSCRSATTSRCQGIDIGNVIYVVDHNGQVIFDKIQKQGNNRFFSGLLTIFQEKSNARVSGNVKSGDGAYSGNFVAHIENIWKRPLFSVADSKFTFPGLESLTLNMRGTFTDSEGVSIESFKISKADQVINGSLNISKSGNIKGRVKADNLAIFEQFLASKGIKLSGGQIGGELLIDGSLERPALLASIGVKPGSLLWEKGTHSRFSWNRFVVESRLDRGTMSGKILVESPEVSKPLQIQGTIPVQLSLHPFSFSVPKNKPISGVVDLSEMNFAHVVLWFLHAERVQGAFSLHARFSGTIANPKVEGEGVIREGEIELKKGYVLSNIDGLFKFEPQGINIVKLTTKGFGGEAFLQGVIPYSNWQQLTISGVCKDVVVPRFYGITGRGSGQAVLTIVQGHPFVEGNFKIAEASMDLGLLKDTLKKNIDVVSASDRSSSGLQGGTTLDFGLKLFLDLSEARAKVVGLGLHDEVVGKLWVVKNLGGKVGLEGKIEHRRGWFEFGDAKVEFSEGYALFKGSPDPDLFLVGNKKVGDIEITVKVIGKGSEPEVVMTSDPPLDRIDMVSYLLFNRPATGLTGGEGLTLETQAAAFLGSQASRILKKSIGDTPFTPDVVQMRGSDSGQSSVIEIGKYVTPDFYVTYEKDLRSSGGENFKVEYRLNRHMSIQSQIGSQNRSGVDVLWRYDFGK from the coding sequence ATGGGCAATGTTAAGAAGGCTTTTTCCATCGCTGCCGGAATTTTAATAACTCTTATTTTTTTAGGGATATTAGTTATCCAGTGGGGACCATTTCAGGAATATCTGGCAAAGCGCATCGTTAAGTTTGCAACCGAGCAAACAGGCTGGTATGTGGATTTCAAACTAGTTAAATGGCTTCCCTTTTCTGAAGCTCAGATTACTTCCTTGGTAGTATATGCCCATGGCAAGCAGGTAGTTTCTGCCCGAAAAGTAACTTTTTCTTATGAATTGTCTTTTAAGAAGCCTTTCATTGTTCCCAGGAAGGTGTTGATCGATAAACCTTTAGTTGTGGGGGAATTGGACGAGGCAGGAAGAATTGTTAATTTCCCGGAAGGTTCCGGAAAAACTACATCTGAGAAAAAGCCCTTGATTAATTTCCCTTCTCCTGATGTTGAGATAGAAAATGGGCGAATTGTGGCTATCAAGGATGGCGTTGTTGTGGCTTCGCTGAAGGATGTTTCGACCAGAGCGAAAATTGCTGTTTCTCCGGGCGAAAATAAAATCCAGGTAAAGGTTTCCGATGGTAGTTTTTTCGCAGAAAAACCTCTTCTTGAAACCTTGAGATGGAGCGGGGTTGTTACAGTTTCAAAGGACGGCATTATTCTTCGGAGCTTTTCCGCTTTTTCTAAACATTGGGGCGTCTTAGTAGGATCGGGTTATTGGGACCTTATAACAAAACGAGGTTTTTTTAGATTTTCAATTCAGGATCTTACTCTTTCCACCATCTCGGCCGTAACAACTCCTTTTGTTAGATACCTTGGAACTACATCTTACGATGGAGAAGTTACGATAACGCCTTCATCCATCGAAATGGACTATAATGTTCGTGATTCTAAAGCCGGACAAATCAACGGTGTTCTGGCGATTAAATTGGGAGAAAGACTTCGTATTGATAACAGAGCCAACTTTAGCCTGAGTTCTTCTTTTGAGACATCTTATTTTGCCTTAAAGGGTAGATTTACGACCAGTCTGGAAGTGGCTTCTGGTAAGGATATTGCTGGATATGGTGATATTTCTCTGGACTCTTCTGAAATTGGCGCAGGTCCGTCAACTTTTGTTTTTATCAATCGTGGGGTTATAAAATGGAAATTTAGTGACAGATCCTTGGAATTGGAAAAAATAGACATTGTGGGATCTTTCGGTGAACTGGTCGCTAGAGCGGATCTTCAGAGGGATCATGGGCTTAAAGCCCTGCTTGAATGGAAGATTATAGCAAATCAGGGCGAAAATTTTGGAAATGGTTATCAAACCAGGTCGTTAAATGCTTTTCTGGCAAAAAATGAGATCCCGATCAACAGGAGTTCAGGCATACTGAATGTTCGTTGTGGAGATCTTTTATGTCGTGACATAAGATCTATTCGAACGTCTGGTAAGGTGATTTTTGTATCGCCTGGGACAACATTTCTTGCAGAAGGGAATCTTTCAAAAGATACTGTCGCTCTTTTGGTGCAAGGCAAAACTGATCGTCTTTCGGAATGGGCTCCTTTGCTAGGGATTTCTTCCAGTGTCTCGGGATTAGTTGAATTTAATGGGACGTTCAGTGGTTCTATAGATTATGTTGGTTTTCAGTTAAAAAGCGTTTTAACAGATGGGCGTGTTGGTAGTTTTATAGTAAAGCGTTTGGCTTATGAATCCAGGGGACGAATTCAATCATGTCGATCTGCCACAACATCCCGATGTCAGGGGATTGATATTGGCAATGTGATTTACGTTGTCGATCATAACGGGCAGGTTATATTCGATAAGATTCAAAAGCAAGGTAATAATAGATTCTTTAGTGGGTTATTAACGATTTTCCAGGAGAAATCTAACGCCAGGGTCTCTGGAAATGTTAAATCGGGGGATGGCGCTTACTCCGGAAACTTTGTCGCTCATATTGAAAATATTTGGAAACGTCCGTTATTTTCTGTTGCCGATTCTAAATTTACCTTTCCTGGGCTTGAGAGTCTTACGCTGAACATGCGCGGGACTTTCACGGACAGTGAAGGGGTTAGCATTGAGAGTTTCAAGATTAGTAAAGCTGATCAGGTTATCAACGGCTCCCTTAATATTTCTAAATCCGGGAACATAAAAGGTAGAGTTAAAGCGGATAACCTGGCTATCTTTGAACAATTTTTGGCTTCCAAAGGTATAAAACTTTCAGGCGGTCAAATCGGTGGGGAACTCTTGATCGATGGATCGCTTGAAAGACCTGCACTTTTAGCGTCTATTGGAGTTAAGCCTGGAAGTCTCTTATGGGAGAAGGGAACTCACAGTCGTTTTAGCTGGAATCGATTTGTAGTTGAATCCAGATTGGACCGAGGCACTATGTCTGGTAAGATTCTGGTGGAATCTCCAGAAGTTAGCAAGCCTTTACAGATACAGGGAACAATTCCTGTGCAGTTAAGCCTTCATCCGTTTAGTTTTTCTGTTCCGAAAAACAAACCCATCTCGGGCGTGGTCGATCTATCAGAGATGAACTTTGCTCATGTGGTTTTATGGTTTTTACATGCAGAGCGAGTGCAGGGAGCATTTAGTCTTCACGCTAGGTTTTCGGGGACAATTGCAAATCCTAAGGTTGAAGGAGAAGGGGTTATTCGTGAAGGCGAAATAGAGCTTAAAAAGGGCTATGTTCTTTCGAACATAGATGGTCTGTTCAAATTTGAGCCTCAAGGAATAAACATTGTAAAGTTAACAACCAAGGGCTTTGGCGGTGAAGCTTTTCTACAGGGGGTTATACCATACAGTAACTGGCAGCAGCTTACGATTTCTGGAGTGTGCAAAGATGTGGTGGTTCCAAGATTTTATGGAATTACGGGACGAGGATCAGGACAGGCTGTTTTGACTATTGTTCAAGGCCATCCTTTTGTGGAAGGAAACTTTAAGATTGCTGAAGCCTCTATGGATCTTGGTTTGTTAAAAGATACCCTTAAAAAAAATATTGATGTAGTCAGTGCTTCCGATAGATCTTCTTCCGGGCTTCAAGGTGGAACGACCTTGGACTTTGGACTTAAGCTCTTTCTTGATCTTTCGGAAGCTAGAGCTAAAGTAGTGGGATTAGGTCTTCATGATGAAGTGGTTGGTAAGTTATGGGTTGTAAAAAATCTCGGAGGTAAAGTGGGACTTGAAGGGAAGATTGAGCATCGAAGGGGATGGTTTGAATTTGGCGATGCAAAGGTCGAATTTTCAGAAGGATATGCCCTTTTTAAGGGATCGCCTGATCCAGATCTTTTTCTTGTAGGAAACAAAAAGGTTGGAGACATTGAAATCACGGTTAAAGTTATAGGTAAAGGTTCTGAACCTGAAGTAGTTATGACGAGCGATCCTCCTCTTGATCGAATTGACATGGTGTCCTATTTGCTTTTCAATAGACCTGCGACGGGTCTTACAGGTGGCGAAGGTCTTACTCTTGAGACTCAGGCGGCTGCTTTCCTTGGATCGCAGGCTTCCAGAATCTTGAAGAAATCCATCGGTGATACACCTTTTACGCCGGATGTGGTTCAAATGAGAGGAAGCGATTCGGGGCAGAGTAGTGTTATAGAAATAGGCAAATACGTTACCCCCGATTTTTATGTGACTTATGAAAAGGATTTGAGATCTAGCGGGGGAGAAAATTTCAAGGTGGAATACAGACTAAACCGTCACATGTCTATTCAGAGTCAGATAGGGAGCCAGAATCGAAGTGGAGTGGATGTGTTGTGGCGGTATGATTTTGGAAAATGA
- a CDS encoding single-stranded DNA-binding protein, with the protein MSRGVNKVILVGRLGSDPDLRFTPTGSAIARFNIATTERVLTGEGNWEDRTEWHRIVVFGKLAETCGNYLAKGRLVYIEGRLRTQQWEDNQGVKRFTTEIVAKDIQFLDSGGAVQRETSVPSQGQGREAKNSYPESNTMPESLPSVPSVDEDDIPF; encoded by the coding sequence ATGAGTCGTGGTGTTAATAAGGTGATTCTTGTAGGACGGTTGGGTTCAGATCCTGATCTTAGATTTACTCCCACAGGGTCAGCTATTGCCAGGTTTAATATTGCCACCACGGAGCGAGTGTTGACAGGAGAAGGTAATTGGGAAGATAGAACAGAATGGCATAGAATTGTGGTATTTGGAAAACTTGCTGAAACCTGTGGAAACTATTTAGCTAAGGGGCGCCTTGTTTATATTGAAGGACGATTGCGAACTCAACAATGGGAAGATAATCAAGGTGTAAAACGTTTCACTACCGAAATTGTAGCAAAAGATATTCAATTTTTGGATTCTGGCGGAGCCGTTCAAAGAGAAACATCGGTACCCTCTCAGGGACAAGGGCGAGAAGCCAAAAACAGTTATCCCGAATCCAATACGATGCCAGAATCTTTGCCAAGTGTTCCATCTGTTGACGAGGATGATATACCATTTTGA
- a CDS encoding metallophosphoesterase family protein, whose product MKVAVISDTHLVDVSPEFEKICQSYLKGVDLVIHLGDWTEVRILDYLSQFPLLGVSGNSDNDAIKRALPAKRVVRIHGYRVGMTHGWGSPYDLLSRLRKEFKEVDVVLFGHSHIPFQMMENGVLWLNPGSVFHGRGNVDRSLALLYLEERIWAEIIML is encoded by the coding sequence GTGAAAGTAGCAGTTATTTCCGATACTCACCTTGTTGATGTGAGTCCAGAGTTTGAAAAAATATGCCAGAGTTATCTCAAAGGCGTTGACCTTGTCATTCATCTCGGAGACTGGACTGAGGTAAGAATACTTGATTACCTTAGTCAATTTCCTCTTCTGGGCGTTTCGGGAAATAGCGATAATGATGCTATAAAAAGAGCACTTCCAGCCAAGAGAGTTGTAAGAATACACGGATACAGAGTGGGAATGACCCATGGCTGGGGATCGCCTTATGATCTACTATCTAGGTTAAGAAAAGAGTTTAAAGAAGTGGATGTAGTGCTTTTTGGCCACAGTCATATTCCATTTCAGATGATGGAGAATGGAGTTCTTTGGTTAAATCCCGGATCGGTATTTCACGGGAGAGGCAATGTAGATCGGAGTTTGGCTCTGTTGTATCTTGAAGAACGTATCTGGGCTGAAATAATAATGTTATAA
- a CDS encoding HIT domain-containing protein, producing MKNLWAPWRIDYILGEREPYCIFCPEGGGKSDEERLILYRGDRVMVVMNKYPYNSGHLLVAPWRHVADIEDLTEPEMLDIMKTIKWCLKILRKVMRPDGFNVGVNLGVVAGAGIEEHLHFHIVPRWNGDTNFIAVLGDVRTIPEHIRETYKKLLPHFREVFNQ from the coding sequence GTGAAAAATCTCTGGGCACCATGGCGCATTGATTACATCCTTGGAGAGCGGGAGCCTTACTGCATATTTTGTCCCGAAGGAGGAGGTAAAAGCGACGAAGAGCGGCTTATTTTATATCGCGGGGATCGAGTGATGGTGGTAATGAACAAATATCCTTATAACAGCGGTCATTTGCTCGTAGCTCCCTGGCGACATGTTGCAGATATTGAAGATTTAACTGAACCTGAAATGCTCGATATCATGAAAACAATTAAATGGTGCCTCAAGATTCTGCGAAAAGTTATGAGACCAGATGGGTTCAATGTAGGAGTTAACTTAGGAGTTGTTGCGGGGGCTGGCATAGAAGAACATCTCCATTTCCACATAGTACCAAGATGGAATGGAGATACGAATTTCATTGCAGTCTTGGGAGATGTGCGAACTATCCCTGAGCACATTAGAGAAACCTACAAAAAATTACTTCCACACTTTAGGGAGGTGTTTAACCAATGA
- a CDS encoding LapA family protein: MKTIKVIFWLVVIGFLGLAVYQNRQTLSINLPFSLNVYFRPEVSWSYPVGNIMGFSAFIGFIVGSWTFFRLYWRKRRELKQCMDSLREISLTSSLENKPVEEGTSPKDETPSS; the protein is encoded by the coding sequence ATGAAAACGATAAAGGTCATTTTTTGGCTTGTTGTTATTGGTTTCTTGGGGCTTGCAGTTTATCAAAATCGCCAGACCCTTTCTATAAACCTGCCTTTTTCACTAAATGTTTATTTTCGTCCCGAAGTTAGTTGGTCGTATCCGGTTGGTAACATTATGGGATTTTCTGCATTTATAGGGTTTATCGTAGGCTCATGGACATTTTTCAGACTTTATTGGAGAAAACGCAGAGAACTTAAACAATGTATGGACTCTTTGCGCGAAATATCTTTGACTTCCAGTCTTGAAAATAAACCAGTAGAAGAAGGAACCTCACCTAAAGATGAGACTCCATCATCTTAA
- a CDS encoding HDOD domain-containing protein, with product MTLPALLKKIVMVTGDLPTIPYTAQAVLQKLSDPQATSKEIEDIIIRDPSLTARILKLANSPFYAQARTIKTIKEATTVIGFNTLRSLVLASAVREMFKVFGLVEKMLWEHAVTVGFISRFIALKISHRSSEEYFIAGLLHDIGKIVLQIKVPDRMAQVIEELYEEERDDSTIVETKVFGFNHAHVGQLIAKKWLFSQEIEEAIGYHHWPGRAKINPSMCYAVHLANAISHKLEIGPIKTPHVDLSKTISAAFFHLSPEELEKLVEECHQMLQVEAGDMFK from the coding sequence ATGACTTTGCCAGCACTTCTTAAAAAAATTGTGATGGTAACAGGTGACCTTCCAACTATTCCTTATACAGCTCAAGCGGTGCTTCAAAAACTTTCTGATCCTCAGGCTACGTCAAAAGAGATAGAAGATATCATTATCCGCGATCCCTCTTTAACCGCCCGTATTCTCAAGCTTGCCAATTCTCCTTTTTATGCTCAGGCTAGAACAATTAAGACCATCAAGGAAGCTACGACAGTTATAGGTTTTAACACTCTAAGATCCTTAGTGTTGGCTTCCGCTGTTCGGGAAATGTTTAAAGTTTTTGGTCTGGTTGAAAAAATGTTATGGGAACATGCTGTAACTGTTGGTTTTATTTCCAGGTTCATAGCCTTAAAGATATCGCATAGAAGTAGCGAAGAATATTTTATTGCTGGTTTGCTTCACGATATAGGCAAGATTGTGCTTCAGATAAAGGTCCCTGATCGTATGGCTCAGGTTATAGAAGAGCTTTATGAAGAAGAGCGTGATGACTCTACAATAGTAGAAACAAAAGTATTTGGTTTTAATCACGCTCACGTAGGACAGTTAATTGCAAAAAAATGGCTTTTTTCACAGGAAATAGAAGAAGCCATTGGCTATCATCATTGGCCTGGGCGAGCAAAAATCAATCCTTCGATGTGTTACGCAGTCCATCTTGCTAATGCAATATCTCATAAGCTTGAAATCGGACCAATAAAAACCCCGCATGTCGATTTGTCCAAAACGATCAGTGCTGCGTTTTTTCATCTTTCTCCAGAGGAACTTGAAAAATTGGTTGAAGAATGCCACCAGATGCTCCAGGTTGAAGCAGGGGATATGTTTAAATGA
- a CDS encoding ABC transporter ATP-binding protein — MNGDNGKTAIELVDLRKNYGKVEALKGVSLKVREGELFAYLGPNGSGKTTTIKILTGLARASAGTAYVNGFNVEKDSMQAKRQCGYVPQALNLDNELTVEQNLFIHGWLFRLDRNFTKARIAELLDYIGLSDRAKSPVKELSGGMKRRVMIARALLHEPKILFLDEPTVGLDPSIRRKIWALIKRIQMDGTTIFLTTHYIEEAEFLADRVAFLAEGNLITVGTSRELIETLGQWALDIVDGEHMKTLYFSTQEEAKRNALQYPGSFSVRPVNLEDVFIAMTGKRVQS, encoded by the coding sequence ATGAACGGAGATAACGGGAAAACGGCGATTGAACTTGTCGATCTTCGTAAAAACTACGGAAAAGTGGAAGCTCTTAAAGGGGTCAGTCTAAAGGTTCGGGAAGGAGAACTCTTTGCCTACCTTGGTCCCAACGGATCCGGAAAAACTACAACTATTAAGATTTTGACCGGCCTTGCTCGTGCTTCGGCAGGCACTGCTTACGTAAATGGCTTCAATGTAGAAAAAGATTCCATGCAGGCTAAACGTCAATGCGGGTATGTGCCTCAAGCTCTGAATCTGGATAACGAACTCACAGTTGAACAGAATCTATTCATCCACGGATGGCTCTTCCGCCTTGATAGAAACTTTACAAAAGCCAGAATAGCTGAACTTCTTGATTATATTGGACTTTCTGATAGAGCGAAAAGCCCGGTAAAGGAACTTTCAGGTGGGATGAAACGTCGAGTCATGATTGCTCGCGCTCTTCTCCATGAACCCAAGATTTTATTCCTTGACGAACCCACCGTTGGGCTTGATCCTTCAATACGCCGTAAAATTTGGGCTTTGATTAAGAGAATTCAGATGGATGGCACTACGATTTTTTTGACCACCCATTACATTGAAGAGGCTGAGTTCCTTGCAGATAGGGTGGCTTTCCTTGCGGAAGGAAACCTTATTACCGTGGGCACTTCTCGTGAGCTTATAGAAACTCTAGGGCAATGGGCACTTGATATTGTTGATGGTGAGCATATGAAAACTCTTTATTTCTCGACCCAAGAAGAAGCTAAAAGAAATGCCCTACAATATCCTGGTTCTTTTTCTGTTAGACCGGTGAACCTGGAAGATGTCTTCATTGCTATGACCGGAAAAAGAGTGCAGTCATGA